One window of the Trifolium pratense cultivar HEN17-A07 linkage group LG2, ARS_RC_1.1, whole genome shotgun sequence genome contains the following:
- the LOC123905589 gene encoding UDP-glucuronate 4-epimerase 6, which translates to MASPPDTSKTIKLERYNSYIRKVNSTKLLNASSKLLFRATLLIALVLVFFFTFNYPPLSDTTSHHFHTHSHFLTSAFGGGGAWERQVRHSATPRRPNGFTVLVTGAAGFVGSHCSLALKKRGDGVLGLDNFNNYYDPSLKRARQDLLSQHQIFIVEGDLNDGPLLSKLFDVVPITHILHLAAQAGVRYAMQNPQSYIKSNIAGFVNLLEVSKTANPQPSIVWASSSSVYGLNTENPFSELHRTDQPASLYAATKKAGEEIAHTYNHIYGLSLTGLRFFTVYGPWGRPDMAYFFFTKDILHGKTIDVYQTQDGKEVARDFTYIDDIVKGCVGALDTAEKSTGSGGKKKGPAQLRIYNLGNTSPVPVGKLVTILENLLTTKAKKHVIKMPRNGDVPYTHANVTLAYRDFGYKPVTDLSTGLRKFVKWYVRYYGIQPRLKKENRIDNEQPDDSA; encoded by the coding sequence ATGGCTTCTCCACCAGACACAAGCAAAACCATTAAACTTGAACGTTACAACAGTTACATAAGAAAAGTTAACAGCACAAAACTCCTTAACGCTTCTTCAAAACTTCTCTTCCGCGCCACACTCTTAATCGCTCTCGTTCTCGTTTTCTTCTTCACTTTCAATTATCCACCACTCTCCGACACCACCAGCCACCACTTCCACACCCATTCCCACTTCCTCACCTCCGCATTCGGCGGAGGTGGAGCATGGGAACGACAAGTCCGTCACTCCGCGACTCCCCGCCGTCCTAACGGTTTCACTGTCCTTGTCACCGGCGCAGCCGGTTTCGTCGGTTCTCACTGTTCCCTCGCTCTTAAAAAACGCGGCGACGGCGTTTTAGGTCTTGATAATTTCAACAACTACTACGATCCGTCGTTGAAGCGTGCACGACAAGATCTACTATCTCAGCATCAAATCTTCATCGTCGAAGGTGACTTAAACGACGGACCGTTGTTATCGAAACTCTTCGACGTAGTTCCGATAACTCACATCCTTCATCTCGCAGCACAAGCCGGAGTTCGTTACGCAATGCAAAATCCACAATCATACATCAAATCAAACATTGCAGGTTTCGTGAATCTTCTAGAAGTTTCCAAAACCGCGAATCCTCAACCGTCGATTGTTTGGGCTTCATCAAGCTCAGTTTACGGTCTAAACACAGAGAATCCATTCTCAGAACTTCACCGAACAGATCAACCGGCGAGTCTCTACGCCGCAACTAAAAAAGCCGGCGAAGAAATCGCACATACTTACAATCACATCTACGGTCTCTCCCTCACCGGACTCCGATTCTTCACCGTCTACGGTCCTTGGGGAAGACCAGACATGGCGTATTTCTTCTTCACAAAAGATATACTCCACGGAAAAACGATCGATGTTTATCAAACACAAGACGGAAAAGAAGTGGCGCGTGATTTCACATACATCGATGATATAGTGAAAGGATGCGTCGGAGCTTTGGACACGGCGGAGAAAAGTACAGGAAGTGGCGGAAAGAAAAAAGGACCGGCGCAATTGAGAATTTACAATCTCGGAAACACGTCGCCGGTGCCGGTGGGGAAACTTGTAACGATTCTGGAAAATCTGTTAACAACGAAAGCGAAGAAACACGTCATCAAGATGCCGCGAAACGGTGACGTACCGTATACGCATGCGAATGTTACATTGGCTTATAGAGATTTCGGGTATAAACCAGTAACGGATCTTTCAACGGGTTTGAGAAAATTCGTGAAATGGTATGTTCGGTATTATGGAATTCAGCCAAGGTTAAAAAAGGAAAATCGTATTGATAATGAACAACCCGATGATTCCGCTTGA
- the LOC123904898 gene encoding uncharacterized protein LOC123904898 encodes MALEATMLQENMAVEANNCENGKVLPTIQKLDCIYDEEPLGFEKDPSNSSQKMPTYISANIPKDLRDKLVELLKEFKDCFAWDYNEMPGIEINQNKTKAILETKPPINKKQLQSLLGKINFLRRFISNLSGKAQAFSPLLRLKKEDIFTWGQDQQEAFDEIKKYLSNPPTLMPPIRNKFMKLYISASNTTLGSMLAQEDENGEEKAIYYLSRVLNDVETRYSSIEKLCLCLYFSCMKLKHYIKPIDVYVYSHYDVIKHMLLKPILHSRIGRWALALSEYSLSYKPLKAIKGQIVADFIVDHSAIESPQNYVALEPWTLYFDGSKHQHGTGIGVLIISPQKIPTKFKYKINGICSNNEAEYEALIAGLEILLSLGAKDIKIRGDSELVLKQLTKEYKCIKEHLIRYFVIANTLLKRFDSIDIEHDPRVENQEANDLAQIASGYKVSKDKLEQLVEIKEKLISHDPMHLELSMPKLGGAHMSHNDINNFDQKMDRDIYDEFQVFVIDNLVNGDWRKPIVENLENPIGNVPRKIKYSASNYVIIGNELFKKTLAGILLKCLSETEAYIAISDVHSGACGSHQSGHKMKWLLFRQAIPLPNVDQEEVISFIQNHIIYRFGIPETITTDQGSVFTGRKMQEFATQTGFKLLTSTPYYAQANGQVEAANKIIIGLIRKHIAQKPRNWNKTLNQVLWACRNSPKESTNSTPFRLTYGHDVVLPVEIYLQSIRIQRQIEIPTDHYWSMMFDELVDLDEERLRALDTLSRQKERVVKAYNKKVKSKTFDVGNLVWKVILPMDKKDRILGLCHQIGKDLLKSYKYFRTVHMR; translated from the exons atggCTTTGGAAGCCACTATGTTGCAAGAgaatatggctgtcgaagccaataATTGTGAAAATGGCAAAGTATTGCCAACAATCCAGAAGTTGGACTGCATCTATGATGAAGAACCATTGGGATTTGAAAAAGATCCTTCGAATTCTAGTCAAAAGAT GCCAACATACATAAGTGCCAATATCCCAAAGGATTTGCGTGATAAACTGGTTGAACTCCTTAAAGAGTTCAAAGATTGTTTTGCTTGGGATTACAATGAAATGCCAG GCATTGAGATAAACCAAAATAAGACAAAGGCTATTCTGGAGACTAAGCCTCCGATAAACAAAAAGCAACTTCAATCCTTGTTGGGAAAAATCAACTTTCTGAGAAGATTCATTTCGAATCTAAGTGGTAAAGCTCAAGCTTTTTCACCATTGCTTCGACTCAAGAAAGAAGACATTTTCACTTGGGGGCAGGATCAGCAAGAAGCATTCGACGAGATCAAGAAATACTTGTCTAATCCTCCAACTCTTATGCCTCCAATTAGAAATAAGTTTATGAAGTTGTATATTTCAGCATCTAATACAACATTAGGTAGTATGTTAGCCCAAGAGGACGAAAATGGTGAAGAAAAAGCCATATATTATTTAAGTAGAGTCCTTAATGATGTTGAAACTAGATATAGTagtattgaaaagctttgtctttgtttgtatttttcCTGTATGAAATTGAAACATTATATAAAGCctattgatgtttatgtttattctcattatgATGTTATTAAGCATATGCTTTTAAAACCAATTCTGCATAGCCGAATTGGAAGATGGGCTTTGGCTCTTTCTGAGTATTCACTTTCATACAAACCTTTGAAGGCCATTAAAGGCCAAATAGTGGCTGACTTTATTGTTGATCATTCAGCAATTGAATCACCTCAGAACTATGTGGCTCTAGAGCCATGGACTTTGTATTTCGATGGATCTAAACATCAACATGGTACAGGAATTGGTGTCTTAATAATTTCCCCACAAAAAATTCCTACCaagtttaaatataaaatcaatgGTATTTGTTCAAATAATGAGGCTGAATATGAGGCTTTAATAGCAGGTTTGGAAATACTGTTGAGCCTGGGGGCAAAAGACATTAAAATAAGAGGTGATTCAGAATTAGTTTTGAAACAATTGACAAAAGAATACAAATGTATTAAGGAGCATTTGATTCGTTATTTTGTCATAGCAAATACGTTACTAAAACGTTTCGATTCGATTGACATAGAACATGACCCTCGAGTAGAGAATCaggaagcaaatgacttagcaCAGATTGCTTCAGGATACAAAGTGTCCAAAGACAAATTGGAACAATTAgtggaaattaaagaaaaattgatttctcATGACCCAATGCACTTGGAATTGTCAATGCCAAAACTTGGGGGGGCACATATGTCACATAATGACATAAataattttgaccaaaaaatggATCGTGATATTTATGATGAATTCCAAGTTTTTGTCATCGACAATTTAGTAAATGGTGATTGGAGGAAACCAATTGTAGAAAATCTGGAAAATCCAATTGGAAATGTTCCTCGAAAGATCAAATATAGTGCATCAAATTACGTAATCATTGGTAATGAATTATTCAAAAAGACCCTTGCAGGAATTTTATTAAAGTGTCTTAGTGAAACTGAAGCATATATAGCCATCTCTGACGTTCATAGTGGAGCCTGTGGCTCTCACCAATCAGGCCATAAGATGAAATGGCTTTTATTTCGACAAG CCATACCCTTGCCCAATGTTGATCAGGAAGAAGTGATAAGTTTTATCCAAAACcacatcatttataggtttggAATTCCTGAAACCATCACAACTGATCAAGGTTCAGTGTTTACTGGGCGAAAGATGCAAGAATTTGCTACGCAAACAGGGTTTAAACTTTTGACTTCAACACCTTATTATGCGCAAGCAAATGGTCAAGTGGAAGCTGCCAATAAGATTATCATTGGATTAATCAGAAAACATATTGCTCAAAAGCCAAGAAATTGGAACAAGACTTTAAATCAAGTCTTATGGGCATGTAGAAATTCTCCTAAAGAATCAACAAACTCTACTCCATTTCGATTAACATATGGTCATGATGTTGTGTTACCAGTGGAAATTTATTTGCAATCCATCAGAATTCAAAGGCAAATAGAAATACCAACTGATCACTATTGGAGTATGATGTTTGATGAATTGGTTGATTTAGACGAAGAAAGGCTAAGGGCACTTGATACTTTAAGTAGACAAAAAGAAAGAGTGGTAAAGGCCTATAATAAAAAGGTTAAGTCGAAAACCTTTGATGTGGGAAATTTAGTTTGGAAAGTCATCTTGCCTATGGATAAAAAAGATAGAATTTTAGGCCTTTGCCAccaaattgggaaggacctttTAAAATCATACAAGTATTTTCGAACGGTGCATATGAGATAG